From the Toxoplasma gondii ME49 chromosome VIIa, whole genome shotgun sequence genome, one window contains:
- a CDS encoding ICE family protease (caspase) p20 domain-containing protein (encoded by transcript TGME49_206490), whose translation MAHVKQRLKVAILRVDGVEGLSARQGCYVKFRWRGDKYKTEAKKRAGNGMQFNFKAILPFDSSDPRTLALELWTAAAFSHKRVAETSLDLTRLASVSATQCSCPLTSVEGRRLGASPVLVLSVQLQNFDQAASNAELQQRLHQHAEEQRQRREFEKQQTVLEQRLLAGRPPPAPSPYVPPPPPAHVNPSSSSAHAAAPSSSYPPPYSSSVYSSPCPPGCSAFTTACVAPLPQQAHAGPAAPGPYANYPYFPGNTAYSPSPAGQAHAAHAGQAPQYGWAAPQQPTCVEVPPQAPRPSIQQATVTASGHWDATAIKYIKNILPQCSTQEIEEALSAAGGDCEKAVDVLLKRLVAHAAEENETQVHQLEHQAAAAAQPVVAWTQYSAAPAAYGAPPAGPMALETPPTHAPPHLGFTPAPMYTPVGKIPSSGRRKALLVGINYRGTDAELRGCVNDVHRMKNLLCSVYGFHDSSTTLVALTDDSRNSLYRPTRNNILKAMHWLTIDNRPGDALFFHFSGHGGREIDRSGIEEDGYDETILPVDFETAGQILDDELHAFLVQPLQSGCRLTAVMDCCHSGTGLDLPFTWNSPKWRWDEETNPFYVLGDVQMFSGCQDDQTSADLAGHEDRAPGGAMTTAFIAVLTARPFGHSYPSLMQGLTESMVSRGLSQRPQLTSSQKFDFNRPFNLSDVIPNQNRVLGRQIRRRRKPLPNSESRRRPGAGIGDAMLLAGAGLATGLLVGSLLND comes from the exons ATGGCGCATGTGAAGCAGCGGTTGAAGGTCGCGATCTTGCGAGTCGACGGTGTCGAGGGGCTCAGCGCTCGCCAAGGCTGCTACGTCAAGTTTCGCTGGCGCGGAGACAAGTACAAGActgaggcgaagaagcgcgcagGAAATGGCATGCAGTTCAACTTCAAGGCGATCCTGCCCTTCGACAGCAGCGACCCGCGGACGCTGGCTCTCGAACTCTGGACAGCGGCCGCCTTCTCTCACAAACGCGTAGCGGAAACCAGTCTTGACTTGACTCGTCTGGCGTCG GTCTCCGCAACTCAGTGTTCCTGTCCCCTGACGTCTGTTGAGGGTCGACGCCTGGGCGCTTCTCCCGTCCTCGTCCTTTCTGTGCAACTTCAGAACTTCGATCAGGCAGCGAGCAACGCAGAGCTGCAGCAACGTCTCCACCAACATGCTGAGGAACAACGACAAAGGCGAGAATTCGAAAAGCAGCAAACTGTGCTGGAACAACGTCTCCTCGCTGGACGACCCCCCcctgctccttctccctATGttccgccgcctcctcctgcTCATGTCaatccttcgtcttcctctgcccaCGCTGCtgctccctcttcctcttatCCACCTCCTTATTCGTCTTCGGTTTATTCTTCACCGTGTCCTCCAGGATGCTCTGCGTTCACGACTGCGTGTGTCGCGCCTCTGCCGCaacaagcgcatgcaggtcCTGCTGCTCCTGGGCCTTACGCGAACTATCCCTACTTCCCGGGGAACACGGCCTACAGTCCGTCTCCAGCTGGCCAGGCGCATGCCGCACATGCAGGCCAAGCGCCTCAGTATGGATGGGCAGCGCCGCAGCAACCGACCTGTGTGGAGGTCCCCCCTCAGGCGCCGCGTCCGTCGATCCAGCAAg CAACAGTCACGGCGTCTGGGCACTGGGACGCGACCGCCATAAAGTACATCAAGAACATCTTACCGCAGTGCTCCACACAAGAAATTGAAGA AGCCTTGTCGGCGGCCGGCGGCGACTGCGAGAAAGCAGTTGATGTGCTCCTGAAGCGTTtggtggcgcatgcagcggaagAAAATGAAACTCAAGTTCATCAGTTGGAACACCAG GCCGCAGCGGCGGCGCAGCCTGTGGTGGCGTGGACGCAATACTCCGCGGCTCCTGCCGCCTATGGAGCACCCCCGGCAGGACCCATGGCCCTGGAGACACCtccaacgcatgcacccCCACACCTGGGATTCACGCCAGCCCCCATGTACACTCCTGTGGGGAAAATTCCTTCTTCAG GTCGCCGCAAGGCTCTGCTGGTCGGAATCAACTACCGGGGGACCGACGCGGAACTGCGAGGCTGCGTCAATGATGTCCACCGCATGAAAaatcttctctgttctgtctACGGCTTCCACGATTCGTCCACTACGCTTGTTGCCCTCACAGACGACAGCCGGAACAGTCTCTACCGGCCTACGCGGAACAACATTTTGAAG gCGATGCATTGGTTGACGATTGACAACCGTCCGGGCgatgctttgtttttccaTTTTTCTGGACATGGCGGGAGAGAAATCGATCGAAGTGGcatcgaagaagacggatACGACGAAACGATTCTCCCGGTTGATTTCGAGACTGCAGGCCAGATTCTTGACGACGAG ctgcatgcgtttctggtACAGCCCCTACAAAGCGGCTGCCGACTCACTGCCGTCATGGACTGCTGCCACAGCGGCACAGGCCTCGACCTCCCCTTCACCTGGAATTCCCCCAAGTGGCGGTGGGACGAGGAAACCAATCCGTTCTACGTCCTCGGCGATGTCCAGATGTTCTCCGG GTGCCAAGACGACCAGACCTCTGCGGACTTGGCTGGACATGAAGACCGCGCGCCGGGAGGCGCGATGACGACGGCGTTCATTGCCGTTCTGACTGCGAGGCCGTTCGGCCACTCTTATCCCTCGCTGATGCAA GGACTAACTGAGAGCATGGTCTCCCGAGGCTTATCGCAGCGCCCCCAGCTGACGTCGTCTCAGAAATTCGACTTCAACAGACCCTTCAA CTTGTCGGATGTGATTCCGAATCAAAACCGAGTGCTCGGGAGACAAATTCGCCGCAGACGCAAGCCGCTGCCCAACTCAGAGAGCCGCCGCAGACCTGGCGCAGGCATCGGGGACGCGATGCTCCTCGCGGGGGCTGGCTTGGCCACTGGCCTTCTCGTCGGCTCTCTTCTCAACGACTGA